A stretch of DNA from Treponema pectinovorum:
GAATTAAAAGAATCGACATTTATTTGTAAGTTGCACATCCTGTGCCTGTTAAAGAAAAACGTCCTTGTTTTTCTTTAACGGACAGTTTTTTGCAAAACTGTCGACATTTATTTGTAAGTCGCACATCCTGTGCAACAAAAGCGTTAGGGATTGGAAGGGCGGCGTAGCCGTTGGCGTAAGCCAATGGAGCGTTAGCGGAACCCTGCAAAGCCCGCCGCCACAACATTTGTTGTGGCGAACGCCATATAAAAAGTGCCCTGCTTTAATAACAGGGCATTTAATTTTTTTTATAAATTCATTAGTTCTGCGTAGGCTTTTAGTGCGTCTTTACTCTGCCCAGACAGCACTTTTTTTGCCAGAGTTTTTCCCAATTGTACGCCTTCTTGATCAAAACTGTTTATATTCCACAAAAATCCTTGAAACATCACCTTATTTTCGTAATGCGAAAGGAGTGCACCCAAAGTTTTTGGATTTAATTGCTCACCGTATATCAGCGAGGACGGTTTCTCGCCTGCAAAATTCTTATTTTTGTCGTTATCATCTTTTCCCAGAGCAAAAGCCGCAATCTGTGCTACGACATTTGCATTCAGTTTGCTTTGGCTTGTTGAACCTTCTATTGTAATGTCGGCCTTGCACTGATTTTTCTTAAAGGCGATAAACTGAAGTGGAATCGTGTCTGTTCCCTGATGGAGCAACTGGTAAAACGAATGCTGACCGTTTGTTCCAGGTTCGCCAAAAATGGCAGGTCCTGTTTGATAGTCAATAGGTTCGCCAAATCTGTTTACGCTTTTTCCGTTTGACTCCATATCAAGTTGCTGCAAATGCGCAGGGAATCGGCTGAGTGCTTGACTGTAAGGTAAAATGGCTGTTGCAGGATAGCCTTGAATGTTGCGCTCATAAATTCCAATAAGTGCGTCGAGCAGGGAAGGGTTTTTTAATATGTCTTTATTTTTTGCAAGTTTGTCTTCTTCAGCGGCACCCTGTAAAAAATCGTCAAAAACCTTTGGACCGAATGCGAGCGAAAGCACTGCGCCCCCAACTCCGGAAGTTGAAGAATAGCGGCCACCTATAAAGTCGTCCATGTAGAACGAAGTAAGATATTCAGGATTGTTTGCGAGTGGAGAAGTTTGAGAAGTTACTGCAAGCAAGTGGTTTTTTGGGTTTAATCCTGCATCGGCAAGTGCTTTTTTTACAAAGGATTCGTTTGTAAGCGTTTCCAGCGTTGTGCCAGATTTTGAAACCAAAATAAAAAGCGAGTGTTCAAGGTCTGTTTCCCTTAAAACTGCCTGTGCATCGTCTGGGTCAACATTCGAGATAAACTTTGCCTGCATTTTAAAGCACGAATTTGCCTTTGCCCAGTTTTCCAGCGCAAGATACATCGCTCTAGGGCCTAAATCGCTACCGCCAATTCCAATCTGAACAACTGTCGTAAAGCGTTCGCCCTTTGCGTTCGTGATTTTTCCTTCATGAACTTTTTGTGCAAATTCTGCAATTCTTTTTTGTTCGCTTTTGTAAAAATCCCTCTTGTTAATATTGTCCGCAATCACATCGTTGCCGAGCTGTCCTCGCGTCAAATGATGAAGCACCATTCGATTTTCGCCAGTGTTTACGATTTGCCCATTGTATGTCGCTTCAAATTTTTCAATCAATTCTGCTTCGCTGGCAAGTTCGGCGAGCAGTTTTAAGATTTTTTCATCAACCTGCTTTGCAGCATAGTTAAAGTTAAGCTTTGCACCCATAGGAACACAGCATTCTTTAACCCGTTTTGCACCTTTTTCGCCTTCGAGCACTTTTTTAAGGCTTACAGCACCTTTTAGCGCCTGCAATTTTTTGTAAGCGTCGTTTGTATCAAGATTTTCCCAAGAAATCATCAAAAACCCCTTTAAAATTCTAATGCAATGATTATACCACAGATTTTCTTATAGAAGCACATCTTTACACTCGACCGCGCTTTCGCAGTTGCGTAAACTCCAGTCCGGCGGACCGCCTTTGGCGCTGCTACAGTGCGGGCTAAGTTTTTTTGTTTTAAAAGAAATTTATGTTCTCGCTTTTTAACGCTTGCAATTTTCGTGCTGTACAGAAGCGCTTGCCTTTAATTCCTGTGTTTTTGCAGGTGTCAAAAGCATTTCGTGGAGCGTTCTCCATCCTAACTGTGCACATTTTACCCGGCTTGGCATTTTTGATATGTCTGCAAGAGATGCGGCTTCGTCTAACTGTTCAATATCTTTTTCGTCTGCTGTTCCCAGTATCATCGCCATGAAAATTTCGTAGAGTTTTTTTGCTTGTTCAACGGTTTTCCCAATCACCAAGTCGAGCATCATATCAACGCTTGCCTGGCTTATAGCACACCCTGAACCTGAAAAAGAGCCGTCTGTAATTTTTCCATCAACGGTTTTTAAATATAGAACGATATTATCGCCGCAACTTGGATTTACTCCGTGCAAAGTTAAGGTTGCTTCCTGCATAGTTTTTTTATGTGCGGGATTTACGTTATGTTCGTTCAATATTTCTCTATATAATTCTTTTGTATCCATAAATATTCCTTTTTATTCAGCAATAGTTTTATTTAACCATTATAAAAACATAACTCTTATTGTACAAATGGCGATTCAAAACTTATCACGCAGTTTACATCGCTGTATTGTTTTTTGAGCAGGTCTTTTATTTTTTCATTTAAAATTTTATTTGGAATTTCGCAATTAAAAGGTTTTACGACTTCAAATATCAAATTTGAATGTGTTTTTCCAGGAACTAAGCGCACATCGTGAATATTCAATCCTGAATCGATTTTTGAAATATTTAAAAGCAGAAAATTTTTTATCTCTTTCAGGCGTTTGTTATGTGTGTCGATAGGATCCATGTGTATTACTGCCTGACAGTTAAACTTTTTGTTCAAATCGTTTTCTGTGTTGTCAATTACATCGTGCAGTTCAAAGATGTTTACATCGCCTGGAACT
This window harbors:
- a CDS encoding glucose-6-phosphate isomerase; this encodes MISWENLDTNDAYKKLQALKGAVSLKKVLEGEKGAKRVKECCVPMGAKLNFNYAAKQVDEKILKLLAELASEAELIEKFEATYNGQIVNTGENRMVLHHLTRGQLGNDVIADNINKRDFYKSEQKRIAEFAQKVHEGKITNAKGERFTTVVQIGIGGSDLGPRAMYLALENWAKANSCFKMQAKFISNVDPDDAQAVLRETDLEHSLFILVSKSGTTLETLTNESFVKKALADAGLNPKNHLLAVTSQTSPLANNPEYLTSFYMDDFIGGRYSSTSGVGGAVLSLAFGPKVFDDFLQGAAEEDKLAKNKDILKNPSLLDALIGIYERNIQGYPATAILPYSQALSRFPAHLQQLDMESNGKSVNRFGEPIDYQTGPAIFGEPGTNGQHSFYQLLHQGTDTIPLQFIAFKKNQCKADITIEGSTSQSKLNANVVAQIAAFALGKDDNDKNKNFAGEKPSSLIYGEQLNPKTLGALLSHYENKVMFQGFLWNINSFDQEGVQLGKTLAKKVLSGQSKDALKAYAELMNL
- the sufU gene encoding Fe-S cluster assembly sulfur transfer protein SufU, producing the protein MDTKELYREILNEHNVNPAHKKTMQEATLTLHGVNPSCGDNIVLYLKTVDGKITDGSFSGSGCAISQASVDMMLDLVIGKTVEQAKKLYEIFMAMILGTADEKDIEQLDEAASLADISKMPSRVKCAQLGWRTLHEMLLTPAKTQELKASASVQHENCKR